In a genomic window of Flammeovirga agarivorans:
- a CDS encoding DUF819 family protein — MIQALVMLIAPIFLTIGARKFTWIEKIGTVILAYATGIIMGNSFIEIDTQVSKSLVEAAVPLSIGLLLISSDIKKWAVEARKTILSFVLCLIAITIGATVAYTLFNNQLDEINKLAGMSIGLYIGGTPNMSAIGLALQANDESFILMNTADMVLGGLWMLFLLSIAQKVFGFILPPFSESKESDDLEKVEALKGPNPKSIAYSIGVTLLILGVCVGISILLFDKMDEIFIILGVTTVSLAVSFNQKIRNIRGSFLVGEYFVLLFCIGLGSLSNFQELLNSGSLYIGFTGVVMFTGIIIHLILAKIFKIDTDTFIITSTACLYGPAFVGPIANSLKNKKVILSGMTAGTLGYAVANYWGILFAEIIGKLF; from the coding sequence ATGATACAAGCATTAGTTATGCTAATCGCTCCTATTTTCTTAACTATTGGAGCTAGAAAATTTACCTGGATTGAAAAAATTGGTACTGTTATTCTTGCTTATGCAACAGGTATTATCATGGGTAATTCTTTTATAGAAATTGATACCCAAGTTTCAAAATCACTTGTTGAAGCAGCAGTGCCTTTATCAATAGGTCTTTTATTAATATCATCAGATATAAAAAAATGGGCCGTAGAAGCTAGAAAAACTATACTTTCATTTGTGTTATGTCTTATCGCTATTACAATAGGGGCAACAGTTGCCTATACTTTATTCAATAATCAATTAGATGAAATCAATAAGCTAGCAGGTATGTCTATTGGATTATATATTGGAGGCACACCCAATATGTCAGCTATAGGCCTAGCCTTACAAGCTAATGATGAGTCATTTATATTAATGAATACTGCCGATATGGTTCTTGGAGGGCTATGGATGCTATTCTTGTTATCCATCGCTCAAAAAGTATTTGGGTTTATATTACCTCCTTTTTCAGAAAGTAAAGAAAGTGATGATCTTGAAAAGGTGGAGGCATTAAAAGGCCCCAATCCAAAAAGTATTGCCTATAGTATAGGGGTGACACTCCTCATATTAGGCGTATGTGTTGGTATTTCTATTTTGCTATTCGATAAAATGGATGAAATATTTATCATTCTTGGTGTAACTACCGTGAGTTTAGCTGTTTCTTTCAATCAAAAAATTAGAAATATAAGAGGAAGTTTTTTAGTTGGGGAATATTTTGTTCTACTCTTTTGTATTGGATTGGGTAGCCTTTCCAATTTCCAAGAATTATTAAATAGTGGATCACTATATATTGGTTTCACCGGTGTAGTGATGTTTACAGGAATTATCATTCATCTAATTCTAGCAAAAATCTTCAAAATAGATACTGACACTTTTATTATTACTTCCACAGCATGTTTATATGGACCTGCTTTTGTTGGACCAATCGCTAATTCATTAAAAAATAAAAAGGTAATTTTATCAGGAATGACAGCAGGAACTTTAGGTTATGCTGTTGCTAATTATTGGGGAATATTATTTGCTGAAATAATTGGAAAATTGTTCTGA